The following proteins are encoded in a genomic region of Thunnus maccoyii chromosome 8, fThuMac1.1, whole genome shotgun sequence:
- the LOC121902038 gene encoding storkhead-box protein 2-like isoform X2: MSPISQSQFIPLGEVLLLAISAMNSAHKPVTQEALTEHLQTCFPGVPTPTEEVLHHTLSMLVRERKIYPTPDGYFIVTPQTYFITPSLIRTSSKWYHLDERSADRHQQQQHQNQQQHQQTQCTSPLSGTITPSTSGGVQDRTHPKSSQNHSGGCGGGGDSFYNSYRGDDPPSHHTTLQRRSPKDHREAYSSLHPPQTPPQQAGGNTEKSRSTLGFPFKTDTLTKHRGGGGGGGGGGTGELEKQTGGGSGIGSRKFGLKLFRLSFKKDKAKQLATFSAQFPPEEWPLRDEEAPSQLPRHVEMEIIRRINPDLTVENLARHTAVMKRLEEERAQRNKASSANQSSRSRRSGGRHRKQSQTKLSRSHSKTRASRGEPSDGSHLELADRDYRAYSSSLARSPREHALAMERQRARLHLAHSNPNILDSSHLPVTPEWDVSGELAKRRTEMPFPEPSHGPSAHHSKVHRSHSHTQERKSRNERSDKAKERSRSMDNSKGPLGAGLMGPPNYYEDRSRYYTDDGTLRANQSSSHYSRATPPSAKLPGNSLGLDGCKSLEKSKSRDSLPAYSPKPLPTSVPPDDYFQCSSSSEAVLTAASPLGTLGKSSHDGLKLGSTDRQTDRQTPHPPETKEDLSKVGPKGGSLPPIPLSIPDPPLPNGRPPHSASSGQEKRKEIFSKDTLFKPPPSLPLPGYNSLRKPPALASSSLSSSCDALDSQEAFDAPKPLVATQSAPPQGNEPTTSAAEASFDYYNVSDDDELEEGGTKSRVEDEKTGGGVVGMGGGGAGTMQWLLEREKERDLQRRFERTLTFPGAKENLPEPSQNQQSAHSARLDSMDSSSVTVDSGFNSPRTRESLASNTSSIVESNRRQNLALSPGHLGITTGNGPPFSFRTIPEPAGTQPEKLQKPNACLASITSV, encoded by the exons GTGTTCCCACTCCAACGGAGGAGGTTCTGCACCACACGCTAAGCATGCTGGTCCGTGAGCGGAAGATCTACCCAACTCCTGATGGATATTTTATTGTAACCCCTCAGACTTACTTCATCACTCCAAGCCTAATCCGAACCAGTTCCAAGTGGTACCATTTAGACGAGCGTTCTGCTGACCGacaccaacagcagcaacatcagaaccaacaacagcatcagcagACACAGTGCACCTCCCCGCTCTCTGGCACCATCACTCCGTCCACCTCTGGAGGCGTGCAAGATCGAACACACCCAAAATCCAGCCAGAACCACAGCGGGGGTTGCGGAGGAGGTGGGGATTCTTTTTACAACAGTTACCGTGGAGACGACCCCCCTAGCCACCATACCACCCTGCAGCGCAGATCCCCCAAAGACCACCGGGAGGCATACTCATCCCTGCACCCTCCACAAACACCTCCTCAGCAAGCAGGAGGCAACACGGAAAAGAGCCGCAGCACCCTCGGGTTCCCCTTCAAGACGGACACGCTCACCAAGCAtcgaggagggggaggaggaggaggaggaggaggaactgGAGAGCTAGAGAAGCAGACAGGTGGAGGAAGTGGTATAGGAAGTCGGAAGTTTGGTTTGAAGCTGTTCCGTCTGAGCTTTAAGAAGGACAAGGCCAAGCAGCTGGCCACCTTCTCTGCACAGTTTCCCCCTGAAGAGTGGCCGCTCCGCGATGAGGAGGCCCCCAGCCAGCTCCCACGCCACGTAGAAATGGAGATCATCCGCAGAATCAACCCTGACCTCACCGTGGAGAACCTGGCCCGGCATACAGCGGTCATGAAGCGTCTCGAAGAAGAGCGTGCTCAGAGGAACAAAGCAtcgtcagccaatcagagctccAGGAGTAGGAGAAGTGGGGGCAGACACAGGAAGCAGTCTCAGACCAAACTCAGCCGCTCACATAGCAAGACAAGGGCATCCCGTGGTGAGCCAAGTGACGGTTCCCATCTGGAACTAGCCGACAGGGACTACAGAGCCTACTCGTCATCACTGGCTCGGTCACCAAGGGAGCATGCCCTGGCCATGGAGCGGCAGCGGGCACGGCTTCACCTTGCACATAGCAACCCCAACATCCTTGACTCCTCCCACCTACCAGTCACACCTGAGTGGGATGTGTCTGGAGAACTTGCCAAGCGGCGGACGGAAATGCCTTTCCCTGAGCCAAGCCATGGCCCATCAGCCCACCACTCCAAAGTCCACCGCTCACACTCCCATACGCAAGAGAGGAAGTCCAGGAACGAACGCAGTGACAAGGCCAAGGAACGATCCAGATCCATGGACAATTCTAAAGGACCACTTGGAGCTGGGTTGATGGGACCACCCAATTACTACGAGGACCGGAGCCGTTACTATACTGATGATGGAACCCTGcgagccaatcagagctctTCTCACTACTCTCGTGCCACTCCCCCCTCAGCTAAGCTGCCTGGGAACTCCCTGGGGTTGGATGGTTGCAAGAGCTTAGAGAAGAGCAAGAGCAGGGACAGCCTGCCGGCGTACTCACCCAAACCACTGCCCACCTCTGTCCCTCCCGACGATTACTTCCAATGCTCCAGTTCCTCTGAGGCTGTACTCACAGCAGCAAGCCCACTGGGAACTCTGGGAAAAAGTAGCCATGATGGGTTAAAACTGGGCAGCACTGACaggcaaacagacagacagacacccCATCCCCCAGAAACTAAGGAGGACTTGTCAAAGGTGGGACCCAAAGGTGGCAGCCTGCCTCCAATACCTCTCTCTATCCCTGATCCCCCTCTTCCTAATGGACGACCTCCCCACAGTGCCTCCTCTGGTCAGGAGAAACGTAAGGAGATCTTTAGTAAAGACACACTCTTCAAACCTCCTCCTAGCCTCCCTTTGCCTGGATATAACTCCCTGAGAAAACCCCCTGCTCttgcctcctcctctctgtcctcatccTGCGATGCACTTGATTCGCAAGAGGCCTTTGATGCTCCCAAACCTCTGGTGGCCACACAGTCTGCTCCCCCACAGGGAAATGAACCCACAACCAGTGCTGCAGAGGCCTCCTTTGACTACTACAATGTTTCAGATGATGATGAACTTGAGGAGGGGGGGACTAAAAGCCGAGTAGAGGATGAGAAGACTGGAGGAGGTGTTGTTGGGATGGGCGGAGGAGGAGCAGGAACAATGCAATGGCTAttggaaagagagaaggagagggatcTACAGAGGAGGTTTGAAAGAACCCTCACCTTCCCTGGTGCTAAAGAGAACCTTCCAGAACCCAGTCAGAATCAGCAGTCAGCCCACTCTGCCAGACTGGACAGTATGGACTCAAGCTCTGTCACTGTTGACAGTGGATTCAACTCACCACG aacGAGGGAGAGCCTAGCATCTAACACCTCTTCCATAGTAGAGAGTAACCGTCGGCAGAACCTGGCACTGAGCCCTGGCCATCTCGGCATCACTACTGGCAACGGCCCCCCTTTCTCCTTCCGTACCATCCCTGAGCCTGCCGGCACCCAACCAGAGAAGCTCCAGAAGCCCAACGCCTGCCTTGCGTCAATCACCAGCGTCTAG